A segment of the Nitrospina gracilis 3/211 genome:
GTCTTCTGGACGGCGATTGAGTTTTCGTCCGAACTTCACTAAAAAAACAAAAAACCCGGACCCCTTGGGGGCCCGGGTTTCTTTTTTGTCCGAAAAACAGAAGGCGAGGCTGATTAGCTTGCCGCCGTTTTCTGACTGCCGACATAGTTCAGGGCCGAACCGGCATAGAACCATTGAATCTCCCCTTCGTTCATGGAGTGATTCACTTTGATCTTGTCGGTCGAACCGTCTTCGTGGGTCAGCACCATGGTGACCGGCTGATACGGTTGCAGTTTGTCCAGACCTTCGATTGCGATGCTATCCTTCTGCTGGATTTTGTTGTAATCATCCTTGTTGTCGAAGGTGAAAGGCAGGACACCCTGCTTTTTCAGATTGGCCTCAAAGATGCGGGCATAGGATTTGGCCACGATGGCGCGGCAACCCATGTGCCGCGGTTCCATGGCCGCATGCTCGCGGCTGGAGCCTTCGCCGATGTTTTCATCAGCGACCGCAATCCAGCCAATGCCTTTGTCCTTGTACTCACGGGCGATCTTGTTGAGCTCGTCCACTTTGCCCGTGACCACATTGTGGCCTTTACCGGTTTCCTCGTAATACGCATTTTCCGCGCCGAGGAACAGGTTGTTGCTGATGTTGTCCAGATGGCCGCGGAACTTCAGCCACGGACCGGCCTGAGAGATGTGGTCGGTCGTGCATTTCCCAGCCGCTTTGAACAGCACCTTGAGGTCCTTGTAATCCGCAACCGGGTCGTGTTTCGGGAACGGTTCCAGAAACGCCAGACGCTCGCTCTTCGGGTCGATGATGACTTCACCGGAGTTGGTCGGTGCCAGGTAACCGCTGTCCTTGGAGGCGTAACCCTGTTCCGGATACACTTCACCCTGCGGCGGCTCGAATTTGAAATCCTTTCCGTCCGGGGTTTTCAGGGTATCGGTCATCGGGTTGAAGTTCAGTGACCCACCGAAGGCCATGGCGACCACGATTTCCGGAGAGCTGATGAAGCTCAACGTCTCGGCGTTGCCGTCATTCCGTTTCGCGAAGTTGCGGTTGTAAGAACTGATGATGCTGTTCTTGTCGCCTTTCTGGATGTCATCCCGTTTCCACTGACCGATGCACGGACCGCACGCATTGGCCAGAACCGTGGCGCCGACGTCTTCGAAATCCTTCATGATGCCGTCGCGGGTGATGGTCTGGAAAATGCGTTCCGAACCGGGGGTGACGAGGAAATTCGACTTCACCTTGAGGCCTGCCTTCTTGGCCTGGCGTGCCAGGCTGACGGACCGGGTGAGGTCTTCGTAGCTGGAGTTGGTACAGGAACCGATCAGTGCCGCCGACAAATCCCGCGGATAATCGTTCTTCTCTGCATCCGCTTTCATTTGGGAAACCGTGCGGCCGAGGTCCGGCGTGTGCGGTCCAACGATATGCGGCTCCAACTCCGACAGATTGATTTCGTAAACCTCGTCGTAGTATTTTTCCGGATTCTTTTCGACGTCCGGATCGGAGACGAGAAGCTCCCGGTACTTCTTACACAGGTCCGCAACCGCATCGCGCTCGGTTTTGCGCATGTACACGTCCATGTTGTCGTCGTACGCGAAGATGGAGGTGGTAGCGCCGAGCTCCGCGCCCATGTTGGTGACGGTGCCTTTGCTGGTGGCGCTGAGGGAGCGGGCGCCTTCGCCAAAGTACTCGATGATCTTGTTGGTTCCGCCCTTTGCGGTCAGCATGGTGGCGACCTTCAAGATGATGTCCTTGGAGGCCGTCCAGCCGCTCAGTTTGCCGGTCAGCTTGATGCCCACAAATTTCGGCATGCGGGTCATGAAGCGCTGGCCGGTCATGACGTCCACCGCGTCCGCGCCGCCGACGCCGATGGCGATCATACCCATGCCGCCGGCATTCGGGGTGTGGGAGTCGGTGCCGATCATCAAAGTACCGGGGCAGGTGTAATTTTCATACACGACCTGGTGGATGATGCCGGAGCCGGGCTTCCAGAAGCCCATACCGTATTTCATGGCGGCGGAGCGGAGAAAATCGTACACCTCCCTGTTGGTGTCCTCAGCGGCCTTCAGATCCTCAGCCGATCCGGTGTGCGCCTGAATCAAGTGGTCACAATGTACGGTCGTGGGAACCGCCACTTCCGGAATTTTGGCGGACATGAACTGAAGGATAGCCATCTGAGCCGTTGCGTCCTGCATGGCAACACGGTCAGCGTCCAGGAAAATATCCGATTTGCCCCGCTCCAGCTTTGAAAAATCCGTTGCCGGGTCCATGTGCGAGTAAAGAATTTTCTCGACGATCGTGAGGTCGCGCCCCAGATTCTTCCGCGCGGCATCGAGAACCTTGCCCATGGATTCAAAGCGTTTTTCAATAGGTGCCGGATCCATTAACATTGAATAGCTCCTTAGTTTAAAAATACAGTTGATCGGTGTTATAGTAAGCCCC
Coding sequences within it:
- a CDS encoding aconitate hydratase; amino-acid sequence: MLMDPAPIEKRFESMGKVLDAARKNLGRDLTIVEKILYSHMDPATDFSKLERGKSDIFLDADRVAMQDATAQMAILQFMSAKIPEVAVPTTVHCDHLIQAHTGSAEDLKAAEDTNREVYDFLRSAAMKYGMGFWKPGSGIIHQVVYENYTCPGTLMIGTDSHTPNAGGMGMIAIGVGGADAVDVMTGQRFMTRMPKFVGIKLTGKLSGWTASKDIILKVATMLTAKGGTNKIIEYFGEGARSLSATSKGTVTNMGAELGATTSIFAYDDNMDVYMRKTERDAVADLCKKYRELLVSDPDVEKNPEKYYDEVYEINLSELEPHIVGPHTPDLGRTVSQMKADAEKNDYPRDLSAALIGSCTNSSYEDLTRSVSLARQAKKAGLKVKSNFLVTPGSERIFQTITRDGIMKDFEDVGATVLANACGPCIGQWKRDDIQKGDKNSIISSYNRNFAKRNDGNAETLSFISSPEIVVAMAFGGSLNFNPMTDTLKTPDGKDFKFEPPQGEVYPEQGYASKDSGYLAPTNSGEVIIDPKSERLAFLEPFPKHDPVADYKDLKVLFKAAGKCTTDHISQAGPWLKFRGHLDNISNNLFLGAENAYYEETGKGHNVVTGKVDELNKIAREYKDKGIGWIAVADENIGEGSSREHAAMEPRHMGCRAIVAKSYARIFEANLKKQGVLPFTFDNKDDYNKIQQKDSIAIEGLDKLQPYQPVTMVLTHEDGSTDKIKVNHSMNEGEIQWFYAGSALNYVGSQKTAAS